From Anopheles funestus chromosome 3RL, idAnoFuneDA-416_04, whole genome shotgun sequence, a single genomic window includes:
- the LOC125771900 gene encoding chymotrypsin-2-like: MTMHARTIVVLLLAHVCGRIVCSPSFAAEYIFGGNDAKEGAAPYQVSLQLRRFHFCGGSIVGDRWILTAAHCLLPVNLNETRVVVGTNNWKNGGTEYGVDRAIPYNKSQPITSLNSDDIALLRLAVPLKFSKRVRSIAYSAEKVPDYAILTVTGWGLINNATLTGKLQTLDVRHVALDRCRDIIAKATEWPNKLSENNMCTLKKRGQGTCDGDSGSPLIWKGKLVGLVKAVLPKDNQCAMGLPDIQTRISYYHSWIQKTIASNSD, translated from the exons ATGACGATGCACGCACGAACCATTGTAGTACTTTTATTAGCTCATGTTTGCGGTAGAATTGTGTGTAGTCCATCGTTCGCTGCCGAGTACATTTTCGGAGGAAATGACGCCAAGGAAGGGGCCGCACCTTATCAAGTTTCGTTACAACTGCGCCGCTTCCATTTTTGTGGTGGATCAATCGTAGGTGACCGCTGGATACTGACTGCAGCTCACTGCCTATTACC CGTAAATCTAAACGAGACACGCGTTGTGGTTGGAACTAATAATTGGAAAAATGGTGGCACCGAGTACGGCGTAGATCGTGCTATTCCTTACAACAA ATCGCAGCCAATTACATCGCTCAATTCGGACGACATTGCATTGCTTCGTCTGGCTGTTCCACTGAAGTTCAGCAAGCGTGTACGAAGTATTGCCTATTCGGCGGAAAAAGTTCCCGATTATGCTATCCTTACAGTTACCGGCTGGGGACTAATAAATAATGCGACATTAACGGGAAAACTTCAAACCCTCGATGTGCGCCACGTTGCACTTGATCGTTGTCGCGACATTATAGCTAAAGCGACAGAATGGCCAAACAAGCTCAGCGAAAACAATATGtgcactttaaaaaaaagaggtcAAGGAACGTGTGAT GGTGATTCTGGCAGTCCGCTGATATGGAAGGGAAAACTGGTCGGCTTAGTTAAGGCGGTTTTGCCGAAAGACAACCAATGCGCAATGGGATTACCTGATATTCAGACACGCATTTCTTACTATCATAGCTGGATACAGAAGACAATTGCGTCCAACAGTGATTAA